A DNA window from Solanum lycopersicum chromosome 3, SLM_r2.1 contains the following coding sequences:
- the LOC101260518 gene encoding small ribosomal subunit protein eS1 encodes MAVGKNKRISKGKKGGKKKAADPYAKKDWYDIKAPSVFEIKNVGKTLVTRTQGTKIASEGLKHRVFEVSLADLQKDEDQAFRKIRLRAEDVQGRNVLTNFHGMDFTTDKLRSLVRKWQTLIEAHVDVKTTDSYTLRMFCIAFTKKRPNQQKRTCYAQSSQIRQIRRKMVEIMRNQASSCDLKELVAKFIPESIGREIEKATSSIFPLQNVYIRKVKILKAPKFDLGKLMEVHGDYSEDVGVKLDRPADETVAEAEAEVPGS; translated from the exons ATGGCCGTCGG CAAGAACAAGAGGATTTCCAAGGGAAAGAAGGGAGGAAAGAAGAAGGC GGCGGATCCCTACGCAAAGAAGGACTGGTATGACATCAAGGCACCatctgtttttgaaattaagAACGTCGGCAAAACCCTTGTTACCAGGACTCAGGGTACCAAG ATTGCTTCAGAGGGTCTAAAACACAGAGTATTTGAAGTTAGCCTGGCTGATCTTCAGAAGGATGAGGATCAGGCTTTCAGGAAAATCCGTTTGAGAGCAGAAGATGTGCAAGGGAGGAATGTTCTCACAAACTTCCAT GGAATGGATTTCACAACAGATAAGCTGAGGTCTCTGGTCCGCAAATGGCAGACTTTGATTGAGGCCCATGTTGATGTCAAGACTACAGACAGCTATACTCTAAGGATGTTCTGTATTGCTTTTACAAAGAAGCGTCCAAACCAACAGAAGCGTACCTGCTATGCCCAGAGCAGCCAGATCCGTCAG ATCCGCAGGAAGATGGTTGAGATCATGAGGAACCAAGCCAGTTCCTGTGACTTGAAGGAGTTAGTTGCAAAATTCATCCCCGAATCAATTGGCAGGGAGATTGAGAAAGCAACTTCCAGCATCTTCCCCCTACAAAATGTCTATATTCGAAAGGTCAAGATCCTCAAGGCCCCTAAATTTGACCTTGGCAAGCTGATGGAG GTTCATGGTGACTATTCAGAAGATGTTGGTGTGAAGTTGGATCGGCCAGCTGATGAGACAGTAGCTGAGGCAGAGGCCGAGGTTCCTGGATCTTAG
- the PYD1A gene encoding putative dehydrogenase, whose product MASLGLAQRIRIGLDGNSGVENPVMGRAGRLNFGRKRVGFRIMALEGQSVEPDLSVTVNGLKMPNPFVIGSGPPGTNYTVMKRAFDEGWGGVIAKTVSLEADKVKNVTPRYAKLRADANGSAKGQIIGWQNIELISDRPLETMLKEFKQLKEEYPDRILIASIMEEYNKAAWEELIYRCEETGIDAFEINFSCPHGMPERRMGAAVGQDCDLLEEVCGWINAVATVPVWAKMTPNITDITKPARVALNQGCEGVSAINTIMSVMGINLDTLRPEPCVEGYSTPGGYSSKAVHPIALAKVMNIARMMKSEFGDKDYSLSAIGGVETGGDAAEFILLGADTVQVCTGVMMHGYGLVKTLCSELKDFMRKHNFSSIEDFRGTSLEYFTTHTDLVRRQQEAIRQRKAVKKGLQSDKDWTGDGFVQETESMVSN is encoded by the exons ATGGCGTCTCTTGGATTGGCTCAACGAATCAGAATTGGACTTGATGGGAACTCGGGTGTTGAAAACCCGGTGATGGGTCGGGCTGGTCGGTTAAATTTCGGTAGAAAACGAGTTGGGTTCAGAATTATGGCATTAGAGGGCCAATCAGTGGAGCCCGATCTAAGTGTAACTGTTAACGGGTTGAAAATGCCTAACCCATTTGTTATTGGGTCGGGTCCACCAGGGACCAACTATACAGTGATGAAGAGAGCCTTTGATGAAGGCTGGGGTGGTGTTATCGCCAAAACG GTGTCTTTGGAAGCCGATAAAGTAAAAAATGTGACCCCTAGATATGCTAAACTAAGAGCAGATGCAAATGGTTCTGCCAAAGGACAAATTATTGGGTGGCAGAATATTGAGCTCATTAGTGATCGACCTCTGGAAACAATGCTGAAAGAGTTTAAGCAATTGAAAGAAGAGTATCCAGATAGGATACTAATTGCTTCTATCATGGAAGAATATAACAAAGCTGCTTGGGAGGAACTTATTTACAGATGTGAGGAAACTGGAATT GATGCCTTTGAAATCAACTTCTCGTGTCCCCATGGTATGCCAGAACGTAGAATGGGTGCTGCTGTTGGTCAAGATTGTGATCTCTTggaggaggtttgtggatggatCAATGCTGTAGCCACAGTTCCAGTTTGGGCAAAGATGACCCCTAATATCACCGACATTACCAAG CCGGCTAGGGTGGCTCTTAACCAAGGGTGCGAGGGGGTATCTGCTATAAATACAATCATGAGTGTAATGGGAATCAATCTCGACACCTTGAGGCCCGAGCCTTGTGTTGAGGG CTACTCTACTCCTGGAGGCTACTCATCAAAGGCAGTGCATCCAATTGCCCTTGCAAAAGTAATGAACATTGCACGGATGATGAAGTCAGAATTCGGAGATAAGGACTATTCACTCTCTGCTATTGGGGGAGTTGAGACAGGTGGTGATGCTGCTGAGTTTATTCTTCTCGGAGCAGATACTGTACAG GTTTGTACCGGTGTCATGATGCATGGATATGGTCTTGTGAAAACGTTGTGCTCTGAGCTGAAAGATTTCATGAGAAagcacaacttttcatcaatAGAAGATTTCAGGGG AACGTCACTTGAGTACTTCACGACACACACAGATTTGGTGAGAAGGCAGCAAGAAGCAATACGTCAAAGGAAAGCAGTTAAGAAAGGTTTACAATCAGACAAAGACTGGACAGGAGATGGCTTTGTGCAAGAAACTGAAAGCATGGTTTCCAATTAG
- the MKK4 gene encoding MAPKK has protein sequence MALVRDRRHLNLRLPLPEPSERRPRFPLPLPPSSVPTVNSTASTTTATNTTTTTTASTTTISISELEKLKVLGHGNGGTVYKVRHKRTSAIYALKVVHGDSDPEIRRQILREISILRRTESPYVIKCHGVIDMPGGDIGILMEYMNAGTLENLLKSQLTFSELCLARIAKQVLGGLDYLHSHKIIHRDLKPSNLLVNREMEVKIADFGVSKIMGRTLDPCNSYVGTCAYMSPERFDPDTYGGNYNGYAADIWSLGLTLMELYMGHFPFLPPGQRPDWATLMCAICFGEPPSLPENTSEKFNDFMKCCLQKESSKRWSAHQLLQHPFIQSIDLKST, from the coding sequence ATGGCCTTAGTTCGTGATCGCCGACACCTAAATCTCCGTCTTCCCTTACCGGAACCCTCCGAACGACGTCCTCGTTTCCCCTTACCTCTCCCTCCATCTTCCGTACCCACCGTCAACTCTACCGCCAGCACCACCACTGCTACAAATACTACGACGACCACCACTGCTTCTACTACCACTATCTCCATTTCGGAACTTGAAAAGCTTAAGGTTCTCGGTCATGGAAACGGTGGAACTGTGTATAAAGTCCGTCATAAGCGGACCTCCGCGATCTACGCTCTGAAAGTTGTTCACGGTGATAGTGACCCAGAGATTCGCCGTCAGATCCTCCGGGAAATCTCAATTCTTCGCCGGACGGAATCTCCTTACGTTATCAAGTGTCATGGAGTTATTGATATGCCCGGCGGGGATATCGGTATTCTTATGGAGTATATGAACGCCGGTACATTAGAAAATCTACTTAAATCACAATTAACTTTCTCCGAACTCTGTTTAGCGAGAATCGCTAAGCAAGTGCTTGGTGGATTAGACTATTTGCATAGTCACAAAATCATTCACAGAGATCTAAAACCTTCGAACCTTTTAGTGAATCGTGAGATGGAGGTGAAAATCGCTGATTTCGGAGTGAGCAAAATCATGGGAAGGACTTTGGATCCTTGCAATTCATACGTTGGAACTTGTGCGTATATGAGCCCAGAAAGATTTGATCCAGACACTTATGGAGGTAACTACAATGGTTACGCAGCTGATATATGGAGCTTAGGTCTCACTTTAATGGAACTGTATATGGGCCACTTTCCGTTCCTGCCGCCGGGTCAGCGACCGGATTGGGCTACTCTGATGTGCGCTATATGCTTCGGTGAACCACCAAGTTTGCCGGAAAATACGTCGGAAAAATTCAATGATTTCATGAAGTGTTGCTTACAGAAAGAGTCCAGTAAGAGATGGAGCGCTCATCAACTTTTGCAACATCCGTTTATACAGAGTATCGATTTGAAATCCacctaa